In Dolichospermum flos-aquae CCAP 1403/13F, the following proteins share a genomic window:
- a CDS encoding F0F1 ATP synthase subunit B', which yields MFDFDATLPLMALQFLVLAAVLNAIFYKPLTKVLDDRDNFIRTSNLDARERLAKAESLAKEYEQQLSSARKQSQLTIEAAQNEAKKITAQKIAEAQQEAQAQREQAAREIEQQKQAAMATLEAQVDALSNQILEKLLGPALVK from the coding sequence ATGTTTGATTTCGATGCTACCTTGCCATTAATGGCATTGCAATTCTTAGTGCTGGCGGCTGTGTTGAATGCAATTTTCTATAAGCCTCTGACTAAGGTATTGGATGATCGGGATAATTTTATCCGTACCAGTAACCTTGATGCTCGTGAACGCTTGGCTAAAGCTGAATCATTAGCTAAAGAGTATGAGCAGCAACTATCATCTGCGCGTAAGCAATCTCAATTGACTATAGAAGCTGCCCAGAATGAAGCTAAGAAAATTACAGCACAAAAAATAGCTGAAGCTCAACAGGAAGCCCAAGCTCAACGCGAACAAGCTGCTAGAGAAATAGAGCAGCAAAAGCAAGCAGCTATGGCAACCCTAGAAGCACAAGTTGATGCCCTCAGCAACCAGATTCTAGAAAAACTATTAGGACCTGCTTTGGTGAAATAG